In Microbacterium enclense, the DNA window GACGGCGACGGCGTGGTCGTCGACGACAACGCCCAGCCGGCCCCGACCGACACGGCGACCCCCGCTCCGACCGACAGCGCGGCGCCGACTCCCGACCCGTCCTCGTCGGCGATCACCCTGCCGTCGGAGATCGCGGGTCAGACCGCCGCGCAGGCAACCTGCTCGAACGGCAACGTCCGCTGACATCGGTCCCCTGGCATCCGGATCCCCGCGGATTCCGGATTCGGATGCCAGGGCACGACCGGGTAGTATGAACCGGTGTGCTCGCGCCTTCGGCGTCGATCACCTGGAGACGTCGCATAGTCAGGCCTAGTGCACCACCCTGCTAAGGTGGAGTCCCCGTAAGGGGACCGAGGGTTCAAATCCCTCCGTCTCCGCCAGACTCAACGCCCCCGGAACCGCGGAATCACGCGGGACCGGGGGCGTTTCTCGTTCCTGTCATGCCTCGCGTGGCAACGGCGCGGCAACAACCCGCGCCCCGATCGCCTCATCCAGGCGGGTCGTGAGGGCCTCGAGGTCGTCGTCGAAGAGGTCGGCGTAGACGTCGAGCGTCATGGCGGCGGAGGCGTGCCCCAGCATGCGCTGGATCGCCTTCACGTTCGCGCCGGCCGACACAGCCAGCGATGCGGCGGTGTGCCGGAGGTCGTGCAGCACGAGCGGTTCCACGCTTGCCGTCGCGAGCGCCGATACCCACCAGGAGCGCGAGCCCGCAGAGGCGCGGGTGCGGCGCATGTAGCCGCCGTGGCCGTCGTCGAAGATCAGCGCGTCCGGTGCCTTCCCGTCGACGGCCGTCGCGAGCTGCTGCAGCACGGCGGCGGGGACGGGCACCTGGCGGGACTCGTGTGTCTTCGGGGTGCCGGGGTGGAACTCGCCGTGCACCTCGACGACGTTGCGGGTGACAGAGATCCGGCGCCGGAGGAAGTTCACGTCGCGGACGCGGAGGGCGACGAGCTCGCCCCACCGGAGCCCGCAGTAGCCGAGGGTGAGCACGAGCGCCGGCCTCCCGGAGGCCGCGGCGACGGCCCAGAGTTCGTCATGCGAGAGGTAGCGGCGCTCGCGCTTCGTGACCTTCCGGGGGAGGCGGACGCCGCGCGCGGGGTTGGCGAGGATGCGTCGGTCCTTCTCGGCGACGTCGAGGATCCCGGCGAGGATGCCGTACGCCCGAGCGACGACGGTCGGGCTCATCCCGATGCCGGCTACCCACGTCTGCACCTCGGAGTGCCGGATGCCGGAGACGGTGCGCCTGCCCCACTTCGGCTCGACATAGTTCGTCCACGACGCCGCCAGGGGCGCGTACGACGACGGCTTGAGCAGCGCGGCCTTGCTGGCCAGCCAGGGCCCCGACAGCTCGCCCACTGTAACCCTGGCGGCACTCGCGGCGATGTAGGTGCCGTCCGCCTTGCTTACCGTTTGGCGGGCGATGTGTTCCTCTGCCGCACGCTTCGTCGCGAAGCCCCGCTTGGACGTCTGCTGATTGAGCGGGTCGCGCCACACCGCCCGGTACAGCTTTCTGCCGGCGGCCGTCTCGTAGGGGTAGACGCTACCCATGAGAGTTCCTCTCGAGGTGATCTCGCAACTGAGCAACTCGGACGCGCGTCTCGTGTCCGCGAGCTTGGGCGGAGGCGTCGCTCCCCACCGATGCTGAGACCACGCTCTCCAGAGATTCGCCCCAGATTGCGAACGAGACCTGACGTAGAACGTCGACCTTGACGCCGAGCCTCTTCGCCGCCCTGCGTTCGGCAAGCGTTGGAGTTACGGGGTCGCGGTCGGCAGCGAGTCGAGCCCATTCGTCTATGAACTCGCCAAGCGCCGGTGCCGCCTCGTCGGAGCCGATGAAGTGCAGGAACCGCTCTGTCGAGACGGTGAAACCATCCGAGAGGGTAAGCCTCTCGGTGCCGTCGAATAGGTCGGGGAGTTTGATCTGACCCGCGCCGCTGAGCGCCCCGGATGACGAGCTGAGGGCCGTGCAGAGGGCGAACAGAGTCGGCAACGTCGGGGCGAATCGACCAGCCTCGATGTTCTCGATGCTCGTCGTTCCCCAGGTCATTCCGAGCGCTGTGCCAGCTCGCGCGAGCGCATCTCGTCGCACGTTGTGCTCAGCCCTGTATCGGCGGACGAACTGGCCAATCGCCACCGCGACTGTCGGCGGGGCTGGGAGGGTTTCGTCGCTCACTTCTCAAGTATCCAGCGTCGGGGTGCTTGACACAAAGCGTTAGAAATCTTTACTGTGTTTTCACGCACCCCAGGATTGGGGACATGAGAAGAAAGGTCCGCAATGGATCACGACTACATCACCCCCGATCAGGTCTGCGAGCTCGTGCCTGGCATGACCACGACGAACCTCGCGCAGCTGCGCTTCAAGGGCAGGGGTCCGAAGTTCCTCAAGCCGACACCGCGCACCGTCGTCTATCGCCGCGCCGACATCATCGCCTGGCTCGAGGCGTCCGAGCGCACCAGCACGGCCGCGATGACGCGATGACCATCAACGAGAAAGCCCCCGGCGCTGCGCCAACAGCGACCGAGGGCATCGACCAGAACCGAACCGACCACGGCAAGAACCAGACGGGACCCATCATGACCGATTCAGCCACCGAGCACCAGCCCGCCCCGACGTCGACGGCCGCGCAGGCACGTGCAGCTCGCGCGAAAGCTGCCGCTCGAGGGACGATCGCCGCGGATCCGCGGATCGTGATCGAGGATGCCCCGACGCCCGTGAGTGAGACGCGAGCCGCGACCGTGCAGGACGCTGAGGTCGTGTCGCTGCGGAACGCACGCCTCGCGGAGGATGAGCTGGCGCACCTCCCCGTGTTCATCGTGAAGGGCACCGGGGGCCGTCACGCGAAGGTGTGGCGCTCGACTGACGGGAAGTGGTGGCGTCGGGGCGGTGCGGTCCGCATTCAGCGGTGGCCGGAGCAGGATGGGCCGCGCGCGTTCGTGGTGTACCTGCACGAGGGCGCGAACCGTGGCGACCTTGACATGTTGCTCGGCGCTGTGGAGCGCGCACGGTCGGGGAAGGGCCTGGCGGACGAGTGGGAGCGGATCGAGCAGCCGTGGGCTGACGAGTTGACGTTCAAGCTCACGTTCTCGTCATGGTCCTACGTCGACCCGTACACTCACCGCGACCCGTCCCCGCGCGTCTACCCGTGTAATGAGCCGCTGTGCCTCCGAAAGTGGCACGAGGACGGTGTGACGCACGTCCTCGACGAGGTGCGCGTCAAGTTGCCGGACATGCGGGGGCAGTACTCCGTCTCGGTCACGCGGTGCCTCGACGAGGACACTTGGATCGTCGACGTGTTCACTGACGAGTTCTTCGGGACGGCCGACGACGCCGCCGAGTTCGCGTCTCATCTGCAGTGGATGACGGCGGAGTGCCGGAAGGCGAACGCCGCCCGTGCCGAAAAGGTGGCGGCGGCGTGAGCGGGGACACGTTCCAGGTAACGTCACGCGCTTCGACAGCGCGTCAGGACGGTGCGGTGATCGTCACACCCCCGGACGGTGCCCCGGTCGCTCTGACAGCCGCACAGGCCCGCGAGCTGCAACGCGCGATCCTGTCGGCCGTGGTGACGATCGAGCGTGACGTGCGCGCGGTCGTCGCGAAGACGAAGGCGGCGGAGGCACGGAAGCTGCGGCGCGCGGCCGACGTCGACGAGACGCTGCGGGAGCGGGACCGGTGAGCGGCGTGGAAGGCGCGGCCATGATCCCCGCGTGGATGATCCAGGACCGGACGGTGCCGAGGAGAGCGCTGCTGGTGTTCGCGGCGCTGTCGGCGCGCGCGGGCACCGGACCTATCACGGCACCGCTGCGCGTTCTCGCGGCCGAGGCCGGTTGCACCGTGAGTCAGGTGTCCGTCGCGATCGCCAAGCTCGAGGCTCTCGGCGTCGTCGTCAGGGACCGTGGGCGACGCTTCGCGGTGAGCTACACGCTGCACCCTTCGCGTAGACCTCGGGGGCTGAACCGGTGAGCGGCGGCGTCCCCGCGGATGAGGTCACCGCGAACGACTTCATGCAGGTACGTGCCGCGCTCGTGCGCCGCGTCGGCGGCGCGAACGAGGCCCTCGTGTGGACGCGCATCCAGTGGCGCGCGTCATCCACCACGGCGGGCCACGCCGGCGACGACGGTGCGCGCTGGTGGGCGGCAACGCACGCCGAGATTGCCGCCGAGACGGGCCTGACGAAGGATCAGGCGCGCCGGGCGGTGGACAAGCTCGTCGCGGGTGGGTTCCTGCTGTCGGATCAGACGGAGGGCTTCTCGCGGAGGGGTAGCTACTCACCCGTCATCGCCCATGTGGCAGATTTGCCACGTGGCAGGGATGCCACATCGAAGCGGCAGATTCGCCACATGGAAGTGGCAGATATGCCAGATGGTCCTTCTATAGAGACGGTTAAGACTAAAGACTTCTCGTCGGAGGCCGCTGACGCGCCCCTCCGAGGCGACGTAGAAGAGATTCTCTCGCTGCTGGAGTCGGAGGTAGAGCGCAACGGCGGCAAGCGGCCTACGCGCTCCAGGAAGAGCATCGACGCTGGCCGTCTGCTGATCGACGTCGACGGCCGCACCGTGGATGAGATATCTCACGTCATCCGGTGGTGCCAGGCTGACGAGTTCTGGCGGTCGAATGTCCTGAGCATGAGCAAGCTGCGGGAGAAGTTCGACCAGCTGCGTCTCGCCGCGCAGCGCCCTCGACGCATGAGCGCTCTCGAGGCGGGTGCGGAGGCTGACCGGCTGATCCGGGAGCATGAGGCGGCGATGGTCGCTCAACAGGTCGCGGATGACGAATATGCGCTGGTGGTTCACGAGCTGCGGGGCGTGTCGTGAGCGGCCGCACGGATGAGTCCCTGGCGGCGGAGGCTGCTCGACGTCGGCGGGAGCTGCGCGAGGAACAGGACCGGCACGCGGTCACCCGTGACGTGCTGACCGTGACGAACCGGCTGCTGCTGACGGTCTACCTGCGGGAGCGTCTCGCGGATCCGGCGGACTTCCTGATGGTCGTCGGCATGCCCGTCGACGACCGCGGCGCGATCGTCTGGGAGCGCGTCGACGTCCTCGTGGATGAGCTGCTGCGCGCGCGGCCGCACTTCGCCGCGCCGGAACCGGTCGATGGTCGCGTTCGGTCGCTGGGGGCGCTACAGTGGTTCACCGAGCGGACAGTGAGGGCCACGGGCCCCGCGACCGCCACGGAGGCCAGGGGCCAGCGCACGTCAGATCAGGGATCGGTGCGGCATGTCGAATCGACACCTGGAGACTCCCCATGACACCTTCCCGCAAGACGGTGACGAACGAACCGAACGCCACTGAGGCCGACACGAAGTCCGGCGCGCGCAAGCTCGAGGAAGCCATCACCCGTGAGCTGACCAAGAGCCGCTCTCGGGCCACGGCTGCGCCCGTCGCTTCGGAGGCCGACGCCCAGCCCGACATCAACGCCGACGCCGCCGCGGAGCCCGACACACGGCCGGCCGCGGCCGACCCCACCGTTACGGATGGGGCGCAGACTGCCGAGCCAGAGACGTCCGAGGCGTCAGACATCGTGCCGCCCGTCTACGTCGCGGACGCGGCCGTGGTCGAGGCCAACAGCGCCATGGACCGAGCGCGCGCAGCCCTCGAAGCTGCGGAGGCCGAGTTCTCCGCTGCCGAGTTCGCCGCGCAGCGCGCGCAGCTCGAGGATCAGATGCGCCGCGACCAGGCGGAGGATCAGCGCATCGCGCGCCTGGGCCAGCAGCTCCCGAAGATGCGCGCGGCGGTCGAGTTCGACCTGAACCAGTTCCGGCTCGCCGTCGCCGCTATCCGTCAACCGGGCGGTTCGACGGACCTCGCCGTGCGGGCGTGGATGCAGATGTCCCACACTCGCGAGGTGCTGCGCCGCATCTTCGGTCAGATCACCACCCACGCCGCGAAGCGTTCCGATGAATCGATGCGGTACTGGGACCGGAAGGCCGCAGAGTGGGAGGTCGCGATGCGCGCGGCGGTCGACCTCCGTCCGTCCGACTTCACCGCGGCGCGATCCGACGACGACGCGATCAACGAGGACGACGAGAAGGCCGCCAACGAGGCGTTTACGGAGGCTCTCGAGCGGGTCAACGCGATGATCACGGAGCAGTCGCAGGCGGCTCCGATCCCGCAGAATCGTCGCCCTGACGACATGTCGATTCCGGGCCCGTGGGCACTCGGCGTGTACGGCTCCGGCGACATCGCCCTCCGGAACCCGCTGTTCCGTGAGAATCCCCTGCCGCGGACGTTCTCGGCTGACTTCGATGTGGCGCTCACCCACGCGGTGCAGGCCGAGGTGGACGTGTTCCTGCCGGGTGTCAGCCCGCTCCGGTTGGACGGGGTTACGGTGGCGGAGGCGCGCGACCTCGCCGCGGCGGCATCTGCGGAGATCCAGGCATGGGCGACGTCGACGCCGAGGATGGACCTGAACGATGCCGCGGGCGAGGGGCAGAGCGCGTGATCGACTTCACCGGAATGAAGGCGCGCCCGGTCGGCATGATCAGCGGTGCGATGGGCGCGGGCGTGGAGTCCGCTGCGGCTGTGATCGCGCGAGGTCAAGCGGAGGTCGATGCGTTCATCGCAGGCCGCGCGTCGGCTCTCGCCTCGGCTCGGGCCGCGGCACCGCGACCGGTGCGTGAGCGTACGTCGCGAGCGGCTGCGCCGTCCACGACGCCGGAGCAGCGCCGCGTGGACGCTCTAGGCTACCCGGCATCGTGGACGGAGAACGGTCAGGAAGCGATCGCCGCCGCGCGCGCAGCCGCACCGGGCGGCGCCGGAGTGGACTACCCCGCGAGCTGGAAAGCCTGACGACATGGCGAACGAGTGCATTCCCCTGTACACCCCGGCATCCGACGTAACCGTGCGCGCCGCGTCGGCGATCGTCGGTAAGACGTTCGTAGCACTGCTGGGCGGCGTCAATCCGTCCACCGGTCAGCTCGCAACCGTCGTGCCCGCGCCGCTCGCCGGCGCATCGGTGGGCGTGGCGTCGCGCGACACCGCCTCCGGCGCGGTTATGCACCTCATCCGCGCGAAGGGCATCATCGTCCCCGTGACGGCGGGCGGCGACGTCAGTGTCGGCGCCGAGGTCGAGGTCGGGGCGAACGGGCGTGCCGTCACGCTCGCATCCGGCAAGGCCCGCGGCCGCGCCTGGTCGGCCGGAACCGCCGGTAACGACGTCTTCGTCGAGCTCTACTGAGCAACTGACTTCGGGCTCGCGGCCCGCCCGCCGACCTTCTTTCCGGTTTGGGGCACGCGAGTTCGACGGGCGGTGAGCATCGGACGAACCGCGGGCGCGGTTTGCTCACCACCCACACCCCGAGGGTGCCATTCCGCTGGGCGGGGGAATGGCACCCTCGTCTCTTTCGTGAATCGCGAGACTTTGGAGTAACCGATATGACCACACACGAGACGGTGATCTGGGAGACCCTCACCGGCCAGCACCTCGAGACTGTCGAGGCATCCGAGGGCAACTGGGAGCGGGGCCGCGTCACCGACCTGAACCACGTCTTCCAGATCGATGCCCTCGGCCTCAACCCCGCCGACCGTGCGGACTTGTTCGGGGAGGACTGTCCCCGCGACCGGGTGCTGACCGAGCTCGTTGACGGGACGCCGATCTATCACGGGTTGATCGTCGATTGGGACTACGACGACAACGCCGGCACGTACACCGTCACGCACGTCGACCTGCGTGAGCTGTTGACGGGCCGTTACCTGTTCGGTGTCGGTGGGTATCACTCGGACGGCGTGTTCGACTGGACGGGCCTGTCGTGGCGCGGCATGGCATCCCGTGCGCTGTACTACCTGCTGCGGTACCAGGATTCGCCGCGGTGGGCGGTGCCGATCAACCTCCCGCCCGAGGAAGCCGGCGACGAGGTGTTCCGTACCTGGTGCTACGAGATGAAGCTTGGGGAATCGATCCTCGCCGATATCGAGGGGCGCCCGGGCGGTCCTGACGTCGACTTCCAGCCGGGTTTCTTCGGCAGCGGGTACGGGTGGGAGGCGCTGATCGGTTCGCCGTTTCTCACTGGCCCCGACGTCGAGGTCGTGTTGGGGGCCGATGCGTCGCCGGTGAAGAACCTCAAGATCGCCCGCCGAGGTCGCGCCGTGTCGACCGGTGTGTTCGGTATCGGTGACGGGTCCGAGCAGCGGCTACAGGTCGCGCAGGTACCCGCAGCCGCCGACGGTCGGATTGTCCGCGACTCCAAGGTGACGTTCAAGAAAGACACCGGCGTGACCGTCGATTCGCAACTGCACAAGCGCGCGGAGGGGTATCTCGCGGCGCGGCAGAAGCCGACGCAGCGGTGGTCGTTCGACCTGGACGCCGACGCGGTGGACCTGACGACCTTGCGACTCGGCTCGATCATCTATGTGCAGTCGGAGGGTCACCGCTTCGCCCCCGATGGGGAGAGCGCTCACCGGGTGCTCGGGTTCGCCGGGTCTCTTGCCGAACCAGAGACGGTGAAGCTCACGCTGGAAACGCTGCAGGACGCGGAGGACGGGGACAGCGATGGTTGAGCGCGTCCCTGTCGGCAGCCCGGAGGTCGTCTTCGATCGGCTCATGGAGCGCATCGAGAACCTGGAGACGATGGTCTACGGCCGCAACGCGTCCGTGCATGACGGGTCTACCGAGTTCGTCGGGGAGGACTCGCTGATCGTCCGCGGCTCCCAGCTCGTCTCCGGATGGCTCCGCGTCATCGGGCGGCTCGTCGTCACCGGCCTGGGCATTCTCGAGGTGAACGGTCTCATCGACCTGCTGGGCCGGATGAAGGTCCGCGGCGGCGGGGGGATCACGGTCGAGGATGGCGGCGACATCGACGTGCTCGGCGGGATGATCCGCGCCGGCCTCGTCCGCATGGAAGACGGGAAGCTGTTCGTCGGAGAGAGCATGGTGCTCGACCCGGCAGAGGACGGCGGCGCGGCCCTGTTCTCCAACGGATCCAAGCTCTACTCGAACGCAACGGCGATCGGCCTCCGGAAGGGCTCCAGCTCCCTGACCGTCGGTGAAACGCTCGCGGCCCTGCTGGTCGGCGGGAAGGCGTTCACCGTCGCCGCGGACGGGTTCACCTTGACCGGCGTCGACGAGGAAGAGAGCACCGATGGTGTGATGTGGCTCGGGTTGAAGGGCGGCAAGCTCGTCGTGGTGTCCCCCGCGGTCGGCGGCCCGTTCGGCAACCTGTCGTGGCCGCTGCCACCGTCGACCGTGACGGATGAGTACGGGCCGCGCGAGTCCCCTGGCGAGGGTGCCTCGACGTTCCACGAGGGCATCGACTTCGGCGCCGCGAACGGCACGCCGATCCCGTCGGCCGGCGCAGGAACGGTGGAGTTCGCAGGGTTCGACACGGACGGCGGGTACGGCAACTACGTCCTCATCAACCACGGCGGAGAGCTCAAGACGCGCTACGCGCACATGAACGCGACACCGCAGGTCACCACGGGCGCGCATGTCGCACGCGGCCAGATCCTCGGGGAGGTCGGTGACACCGGCACCTCGTTCGGCAATCACCTGCACTTCGAGGTCGAGTACCAGGGCGTGCGCGTCAACCCACGTTCGAAGCTGCCCGCAGCCTGACTCCCGGCTCTACCCCGAGCGCCCCACTTCCCACGACAGGGAGGCGGGCGCTCTGCTGCGCCACGCGCGTTACTGCGAGCCTGACCCGCCCCACCGACCCCAGGCCGGGGCCGAGCCCGAGGCCGACCCCCCACCCCCTCAAAAATCCAGAACACCCCAAACCACGGACCACCTCCCGCCCGGTCGCTTCCCCTCTCCCCGGTTCGCGTCCCCGATTTCTACCAGGGGTCGGCTCGTGGCAGACGCCGATCTGATCGCGTGATGACGCGGGAGTAGCTGGGGCGGGCGCGCCCCTTGTCGCGGCGTCCTTTGAGCCGCACAGAGCGGCCCGCGAGGCTTTATCCCTCGGGTGACCCGGGCCTGATGTCGGAACCCCCCAGTAGCGTGCCGCCCATGACCGAACACACCATGAAACCGTCCGATCACGTACACTACGGAGTCAACTCCCTGAGGGGCTGGGACGAAGCTCTCGGCACCGCTCACGGCTGGGGAGGAAACCGCGCCCGCAACGCCGGCCGACTTCTCTCCGGCATCATCGTCGCCGGCGGAGAGGACCGCACACCCGTCGCCATGGCGGGCCAGCTCGACGACAACGGCACCGGCAACCTCGCCGTGCTCTACGCCGATGTCATCGTAACCGTCACGGCCGTCACCATCCTGTCCGACGACGCGACGACGGAGGTCACCGTACATCCGTTGAGCGCCGTCGACAGCATTGGCGTGAAGGCCTTCCACAACTACTACGACGGCACGAAGAGCTACGAACGGCACAACCAGCTCGAGGTCAGCGTCACCGTCGAGGGGATCGAGTTCACCTTCACCCGAAGCGGCTACAACAGCAGCGAGCTCACCGACGACAACGCCGTGAAGAAGGCGCTCGACACCCTCCGCGCGCGCCTGGCGCAATGAGCGACGACGCACCCGTCCGCCAGGCCTACGACCTCGGAATGGACCACGCCGACGACGACCACGCCGGCAAACCGGACGTCCGCCTGCACAGCGGCCGCAAGATTGCCGCCGCCCTCGGCTTCACCGCCGCCACTGGGGAGCAGCTCGTCGAGCTACGCGACGCCTACGACGCCGGCTGGCGAGACTGGGCCTGAACTCTTCCCAACCCCGGCCCCATCGCGCCAGAAACGGCCTCGCGCGCGATGGGGGTACCCATTTTTCCCGGGGAGGGAGGAAGCCACCGGGCGGGAAGTGGTCCGTGTGGTCGGGTGCGCGGGATTTTCTGGCGGGTGCCCCGTGGGTGGGTTGTCCGTTACCGGCTGGGCGGCTGTGTGCGCCTCGTGAGTCCGTCCTGAGCGCGGGCCGTGTCGGTAGCGCCGGTGGGGCCGTGGTGGCGGTCTGTGAGGCGCACAGAGGCGCG includes these proteins:
- a CDS encoding DUF2190 family protein → MANECIPLYTPASDVTVRAASAIVGKTFVALLGGVNPSTGQLATVVPAPLAGASVGVASRDTASGAVMHLIRAKGIIVPVTAGGDVSVGAEVEVGANGRAVTLASGKARGRAWSAGTAGNDVFVELY
- a CDS encoding M23 family metallopeptidase, with protein sequence MVERVPVGSPEVVFDRLMERIENLETMVYGRNASVHDGSTEFVGEDSLIVRGSQLVSGWLRVIGRLVVTGLGILEVNGLIDLLGRMKVRGGGGITVEDGGDIDVLGGMIRAGLVRMEDGKLFVGESMVLDPAEDGGAALFSNGSKLYSNATAIGLRKGSSSLTVGETLAALLVGGKAFTVAADGFTLTGVDEEESTDGVMWLGLKGGKLVVVSPAVGGPFGNLSWPLPPSTVTDEYGPRESPGEGASTFHEGIDFGAANGTPIPSAGAGTVEFAGFDTDGGYGNYVLINHGGELKTRYAHMNATPQVTTGAHVARGQILGEVGDTGTSFGNHLHFEVEYQGVRVNPRSKLPAA
- a CDS encoding site-specific integrase produces the protein MGSVYPYETAAGRKLYRAVWRDPLNQQTSKRGFATKRAAEEHIARQTVSKADGTYIAASAARVTVGELSGPWLASKAALLKPSSYAPLAASWTNYVEPKWGRRTVSGIRHSEVQTWVAGIGMSPTVVARAYGILAGILDVAEKDRRILANPARGVRLPRKVTKRERRYLSHDELWAVAAASGRPALVLTLGYCGLRWGELVALRVRDVNFLRRRISVTRNVVEVHGEFHPGTPKTHESRQVPVPAAVLQQLATAVDGKAPDALIFDDGHGGYMRRTRASAGSRSWWVSALATASVEPLVLHDLRHTAASLAVSAGANVKAIQRMLGHASAAMTLDVYADLFDDDLEALTTRLDEAIGARVVAAPLPREA